The proteins below come from a single Mya arenaria isolate MELC-2E11 chromosome 6, ASM2691426v1 genomic window:
- the LOC128239375 gene encoding basic phospholipase A2-like has translation MDLRISGKYTLIYLFVFLCVHQLTEARGQLRVRRNAFQMCNLINRFTGESCLQFNPYGCFCGFGQQGSEPVDEADRCCKRHDDCYGEVHNEGHCYFWSGVFVGYNDECDEFGCRCTDVAKCARKVCECDLALARCLGKATYNQQFQHYDRSQC, from the exons ATGGATTTGCGAATTTCAGGAAAATATACACTAATCTACCTCTTCGTTTTTTTATGTG TGCACCAGCTGACGGAAGCCAGAGGCCAATTGCGGGTCCGTCGAAATGCTTTCCAAATGTGTAACTTAATCAACAGATTCACCGGAGAATCGTGCTTACAATTCAATCCTTACGGGTGTTTCTGTGGCTTTGGACAACAAGGTTCTGAACCCGTCGACGAGGCGGACAG GTGCTGTAAAAGGCATGATGACTGTTATGGAGAGGTCCATAACGAGGGTCACTGTTACTTCTGGAGCGGCGTGTTTGTCGGATACAACGATGAATGCGACGAATTTGGGTGCAGGTGTACGG acgTGGCAAAATGTGCCCGGAAGGTGTGCGAGTGTGATCTGGCCCTAGCCCGGTGTCTTGGGAAGGCGACTTACAACCAGCAATTCCAACACTACGATCGCTCACAATGTTGA